One segment of Triticum aestivum cultivar Chinese Spring chromosome 2A, IWGSC CS RefSeq v2.1, whole genome shotgun sequence DNA contains the following:
- the LOC542768 gene encoding 2-Cys peroxiredoxin BAS1, chloroplastic, translated as MACAFSASTVSTAAALVASPKPAGAPQCLSFPRAAARPSRLAAAGSRTARARSFVARAAAEYDLPLVGNKAPDFAAEAVFDQEFINVKLSDYIGKKYVILFFYPLDFTFVCPTEITAFSDRHEEFEKINTEILGVSVDSVFSHLAWVQTERKSGGLGDLKYPLVSDVTKSISKSFGVLIPDQGIALRGLFIIDKEGVIQHSTINNLGIGRSVDETLRTLQALQYVQENPDEVCPAGWKPGEKSMKPDPKGSKEYFAAI; from the exons ATGGCGTgcgccttctccgcctccaccgtGTCCACGGCCGCCGCACTCGTCGCGTCCCCGAAGCCAGCCGGGGCGCCGCAGTGCCTATCgtttccccgcgccgccgccaggccctcccgcctcgccgccgccggctcgAGGACGGCCAGGGCCCGCagcttcgtcgcccgcgccgcAGCCGAG TACGACCTGCCGCTGGTGGGGAACAAGGCGCCGGACTTCGCGGCGGAGGCCGTGTTCGACCAGGAGTTCATCAAC GTCAAGCTATCTGATTACATTGGGAAGAAGTATGTGATTCTTTTCTTCTACCCTCTGGACTTCACCTTCGTCTGCCCAACTG AGATTACGGCTTTCAGCGACAGACATGAGGAGTTTGAGAAGATAAACACTGAAATTCTTGGTGTTTCAGTTGATAGTGTG TTTTCCCATCTTGCATGGGTGCAGACAGAGAGGAAATCTGGTGGACTTGGTGATCTTAAGTATCCGCTGGTTTCTGATGTCACCAAATCAATCTCAAAGTCTTTTGGTGTATTGATCCCTGATCAG GGAATTGCTCTGAGAGGATTATTCATCATTGACAAGGAGGGTGTGATTCAGCATTCCACTATTAACAACCTTGGTATTGGCCGCAGTGTGGATGAGACCTTGAGAACCCTTCAG GCTCTGCAATACGTCCAAGAAAACCCAGACGAGGTCTGCCCGGCAGGATGGAAACCTGGGGAAAAGTCGATGAAGCCTGACCCTAAGGGCAGCAAGGAGTACTTCGCTGCCATCTAG